The Oncorhynchus mykiss isolate Arlee chromosome 14, USDA_OmykA_1.1, whole genome shotgun sequence genome segment CAATGAAAACAACGACTCACCTGGAGCATTGTTTTCTGGTACATAGAAAGTATATGGACTCTGGGAAAAGACCGGACTGTTGTCGTTGATGTCTGAGATCTGGACCGTGACAGCTTTGTGGGAAGACAATGATGGGTCTCCTTTATCCGTAGCAGTTATAGTCACTGTATACATAGGCTCCGACTCTCTGTCCAATCCACTTTTAGTAATCAAAGTATACATATTTTTCTGAAAAGACGGTTTTAATTCGAAAGGGATGTTGTCCGAGAGTGTACATATAACCAAGCCGTTTTCACCAGAGTCCATGTCAGACACACTGATTAGAGCTACAGCTGTACCGGGTCGTGCGTCCTCTGGGACTTGACCTGACAGAGACGTAACGTCCATCTCAGGTGCGTTGTCATTTACATCTTTCACGTTGATAACGACACTGCAGTGACCTGTCAATGTGACTTGGCCCTTGTCAGATGCCTGCACGTCAATTTCGTAAACGCTCTGCTCTTCAAAGTCTACTAACCCCTTGATTGTAATTTCCCCTGTAACCGCATCTATCTCGAAATAATCGAACGCTTTGTTTTTAAGACTGTTATCAAATGTGTATATAACCTGTCCGTTTGCGCCATCATCTAGATCCGTGGCGTGCAGCCTCAAAACAGAGGTACCCAAGGGAGTATTTTCATCTAAAGTTACCGTATACACCTGTCGTTCAAAGACTGGTGCATTGTCATTGACGTCAATGACAGTTATTGTAATATTAACTGTGCCAGATCTCACTGGCTTACCTCcatcaaacgcagtcaaaactaACATCATTTCAAGCTTCTGCTCTCGGTCTAGCGGCTTTTTCAAAATCAAGAAAGGGATTTTATCCTCTCCACGAGTTTTAACATCTAAGTCGAAGTGATCGTTAGGACTGAGAGTGTACTTGCGGAGACTATTCACTCCAACATCAGGGTCACGCGCAGCGTCCAGAGGAAAGCGCGTTCCCTGCGATACAAGATTCTCTGCTATTTCCAAGAGCTTTACCTTTTCTGGGAAATTAGGAGAATGATCATTTATGTCTGTAATTTCTACCTCAACATAATGTATTTCCATTGGATTTTCTGCTATGGTTTTTAGATTGAGTAAACACACAATGCTTTTCTCACACAGCTCCTCCCTGTCAATGTTTCTGTCCACATACAACACTCCATTGTCTTGGTTTATCTGCAAAAAACCTTCCTTAGAGCCCGATACAATTCGAAACCTTCGTTCCGTCAGTTTATCCACACTGAACCCCAAATCCTTTGCTACGTCTCCCACATAAGTACCTTCTTTCGACTCCTCCGCGATAGAATAGCGTATTTGACAATAAGCTCCACGGCAAAAGCACAACGAAAATACAAACAACAGCATCGCCCGGAGAGGCGCCGCTCTTCTCTGTCCGTCTACCATTTTGACAAGTCCTGCTATTCTGGAACCATTATAGTCCGCTTTATCCAGAAAAAAAATCAAGATGACAAGGTTATCCACAAAACATATCCAAGCAACCTTTCATGTGGCGGGTATTCTCCCTTCCAGAAAGCCAGTGCCCGTTTCACTAGACTCATGTGATTTTAAATGTGCCAACAcgacaaagagagggagggatttaaACAAAGTACCTGTTTCTAACACTGAAGAGCAGCGACACCATGCGCGCAACATCACCACGCGCAAGTACTCAAACTAAAACATAAACATGTGACATGTCAAACAGCACTTTGAGCTGTATGGTGTTTCAGCACCACTGTTATGGACAGCGATCACTTACAAGATCAGTGATAAGCCGCTGATTTCAATGAGATACCCTATGAGAGGAGTAGGGTTGTTAATGCACTAAGGTAAAGTTGGTTTAATATTCACACATTCGGACGTTCAACAGACGTTCAACAGACATTCATCAGACATTCGTGAAAAgccatttaaaaatgtaaaatcaataactaattcactGTTTGACACAGAAACATCAAACTAgatatgatttattctataaatgGCTAGCATACTTTTACAATCGTTTTTTTTAGGAAAAATTCCAGTTTTgattttatataaataaataacatcTATAAGATGCCGTTTAAAGCTGTATAAATCAAAACGGTTTCGCTGATTATGACAGAAACATCAAACTAtgtatgatttattctataaataTCTAGAAGAGTTGTGCAACCTTTGTATTGAGCAGAAATCCCAGTTTTGACTTGATAGAAACGCATAAAATCTCAAATATTGCATTTAAAGATGAAGAAATCAAGAACTAACTGAGTGATTGTCACAGAAAAAAGTTAAAATATGCATttatttgcaataacttcaaaaGAAATGTTCATTTGAAGTGCAATTTGTTCTATGGAGTTAGACCATGTTTATAATCTTAAAGTGTATGCCAAATCAATGTTTGCATTTTTAGTGCAACAGTTCCACATTTTAAAGGCACAACAGTCATTTCTTTATACCTCTCTTATTTAACAGCAAAGAGGCCCCTTCCAATCATTTTCTATTTTGGCTTTGTTCAAGTCCTTCTTTGTCATCCCCAGACAAGCTGATTGGTACCATCTCTGGCCCACAGAGCATTCTATCTGcagtattaaaaatataaaacagtgTTATGTTAATTTACATGTAAATTACAGTTCTGGAATACCCAAATTCTGTTACATGCTTTTGCAATGAGAAACATTATCAAATTGAATTGGATTTTTGTACAATTGCTAAATTGACTTTAAATGATATGCATTTGACCACAACCCTGATAGAAGCACACATAACTGGTGATACTCATCCAAATTCTTACTCAAaacaaaggttgtaaaagtatgcTAGACATTTATATAATACATCATACCTAGTTTAATGTCTTTGTGACAAACagtgaattagttattgatttatACCGCTTTTAATGGCACATTTTAGATTTTATGTATCTCCATCAACTCAAAATTGAATATTTGATTAAAAACAAAGGATGTAAATGCTAGACATGTATGTTTCTGTGACAATCAatgaattagttattgatttttACCATGGCTTTTGGCGAATGTCTATTGAATGTCTGATGAATGTTTGTTGAATAACTGTTGAATGTCCGAATGTGTGAATATAAAACCAACTTTACCTCGGTTGTTAATGCCACCTGTGAGAGGAGTAGGGTTGTTAGTGCCACAACCATACTCCGCCCGAAAGAATATATTAGACCTTCTCAAATAAAATGCAGTTCAGACGGAATTTACAAACCGAACAGGACAATAAACTATGCAAGTGCTATGCAGTTACAAAACGTATAGTTCTTACCTCTCCAGAAGCTCTGCTAATGCGTTCGCGCAGCACTAGAGGGTTCCCATTGCTGCCCGGGACAGTAGTATAATCTTTAATCCAACAAAAAATCCACAGTACGCCTCTACAGTATTATCAACGACTCTTACCCATTACATTCCAAAATATGATCACTGCTCATTATTCTAAAAAACAACACAATTTTAGCTGCATTCAATTGTGTTCTAAATCTCTCCTCATAGCTCGCGACCTTTGTCTGCTAGATGCGAAATTACAAACCAACCAAGCGGGGGAATCAAAGGTGTGACGTGGAGATTTCTTTCAATAGTATAATTCTAGTTAAAGCACTGACACCGTGCGATTCTACCACACATTGTATGGTGGTGCACAGCACATTGGCTATTCCAGCACCCGTAACAGTTTAGGCACAAACATACAGAGACAAACAATCATTCATTTAAATTGTGTGTAGGGGTATGTGAATAGAGGCTAATAGAGGCTCGTAGTATCTACCAGCAACTGATAGAGaattacaaaaatgtaaaaataaagcaAATTGCATAGATTCAATGTTATATTTTCTTTTGAAGAGCCGCAATGCAACAGCGTTTCTGCACCACGCAAATGGACAGCGACACATCACGAGTGCATTACTCTGCATTGCAGAAACACACAACTCTAAGGCGATGCAACTTTGAGATCACACTTTAATTGATTTAGGATGCCCCACACATCATATTCTGTAACAAATTGGTGGTATTAAAAGGACACGTAGAGAACGACAAAAAACGAATGCAACACAATTCCCTTCAAACTGTCGTGGATAACAGAACGAAAACGAATACACCTGAACAAACCCCTAAATAGCAAAGCAAGTTCCAAAATACCCACGTTCATGTGCTTGTATTGAGACAATGAAGGTATGCACTGTACAGTACAGGCTACATAGTTTATGAGGACCATACACGATGTGTAACTTGAATAATAACTTGGTAATCTCCTCACCTCTCCAGAAGCTCTCATCATGTGTTCGGGAAGAACTAGAGTATTCCCATTGCTGCCCGGGACAATAGTAGAACCTATACTCATTCTGGGTCCAACTAACATGTACCGTTTGTCTCCGGATCTGTACTGAATGCTGTGGCACAGTGTCCCGTCGTAATTCACATCTTGTAAATGCTTGGAGGAATAGTCTGTGGGTTTGGAGCACTGCATTACAATCAACACGATGATACTGATGAGAAAAAGTGCTGAAACTGACCCCAAAGTaatgatcaaataaaatgtaacgCTGTTCTCCTCCTCGTCTTTTACTGAACTTTTAACATCAGAAGCTGCAAAAGCCTCTTTGGGCTCCACAACCTTGATAATCACAGTAGCTGTTGCTGACAGTGAAACGTTCCCATTGTCTTTTACCAGTATGACCAGTTTATGTTCAGCCTCGTCTGTCTCTGTGAATGACCGAAGTGTCCTTATCTGTCCTGTATAGCGGTCCAAAGCAAAGAGACTGTGGTCAGTAACTTCTTGCAGCGAAAATAATAACCATCCGTTATATCCTATATCAGCGTCATAGGCTCTCACTTTAGTCACCAAATGGCCTGCGTTCACATTGCGGGGAATCTCCTCCACACCTTCAGCGGAACTGTTACCGCTGACTGGATACAATATCACTGGAACGTTGTCGTTCTGATCCAGAATGAACACGTTTATTGTGACGTTGCTGCTTTGTGACGGAGTTCCAGAGTCTGTAGCTACAACTTGAAAATTGAATGTTTTTAAAGTTTCAAAGTCAAAGCTTTTTAGCGCCAATATGTTCCCATTTTCAGAATTAATATTAAGAAAATATGCCCATTTGTTCTCATCGTCGATGCCTCTTGGAATATGATATGAAATCAGTGCGTTTTCATTTATGTCGCGATCTGAGGCACTCACTGAAAATACTGAGCCTCCTGGGTCGTTATTCTCAAGGACATAGAAAGTATAGGGGCTCAGTGAAAACTCTGGACTGTTATCATTCACATCTGATACAACAACGCTGATAGTCGTTACAGATGACAAGAAAGGCTGGCCTGAGTCTTTAGCTAAAATTATAACGTCATAATGAGCCTGTTTCTCTCTATCCAGCTGTGACTTGGTGACGACAGAATATATGTTATCCTGTAAAGACGGCATTAGTTTAAAAGGGACGTCCTCGTCATTTATAGAGCAGATCACTTTCCCATTGAGACCAGAGTCCATATCATTAACACTGATTACTGCGACAGTAGTTCCGGGTTTACAATCCTCGGGAATGGCGCTGGAAAAGGACGTCACCTCTATCTCGGGTTCATTGTCGTTAACGTCAATTATCTTTATGATCACACTTTTGTCTGTTGTTAGTGGAGCAGCTCCTTGATCGGACGCTTGTATGTCGATCTCATAGCTATCTTGTATCTCAAAATCGATTTGCCCTCG includes the following:
- the LOC110488691 gene encoding protocadherin alpha-4 isoform X22, which translates into the protein MVDGQRRAAPLRAMLLFVFSLCFCRGAYCQIRYSIAEESKEGTYVGDVAKDLGFSVDKLTERRFRIVSGSKEGFLQINQDNGVLYVDRNIDREELCEKSIVCLLNLKTIAENPMEIHYVEVEITDINDHSPNFPEKVKLLEIAENLVSQGTRFPLDAARDPDVGVNSLRKYTLSPNDHFDLDVKTRGEDKIPFLILKKPLDREQKLEMMLVLTAFDGGKPVRSGTVNITITVIDVNDNAPVFERQVYTVTLDENTPLGTSVLRLHATDLDDGANGQVIYTFDNSLKNKAFDYFEIDAVTGEITIKGLVDFEEQSVYEIDVQASDKGQVTLTGHCSVVINVKDVNDNAPEMDVTSLSGQVPEDARPGTAVALISVSDMDSGENGLVICTLSDNIPFELKPSFQKNMYTLITKSGLDRESEPMYTVTITATDKGDPSLSSHKAVTVQISDINDNSPVFSQSPYTFYVPENNAPGESLFSLSTSDRDQDDNARVSYHIWKGDGDTPIVSYLNINSDGNIYALKSFDFEATKTFKFQVVATDSGTPLLSSNVTVNVFILDQNDNAPVILYPVSANGSAEGVEEIPRNVNAGHLVTKVRAYDADIGYNGWLLFSLQEVTDHSLFALDRYTGQIRTLRSFTETDEADHKLVILVKDNGNVSLSATATVIIKVVEPKEAFAASDVKSSVKYEEENSVTFYLIITLGSVSTLFLISIIVLIIMQCSKATDYSSKYLQDVNNDGTLCHSIQYRSGDNRYMLVGPRMSIGSTIVPGSNGNTLVLPEHRRRASGEPKVPNSDWRYSASLRAGMQSSVHMEESSVMQGAQGVLVQNWPTVSSAAGDAEGGEVSPPMGAGVDSNSWHFRYGAGGPGGPPQHLKPGEVPPEAFIIPGSPAIISIRQQGGEDDKSDFISFGKKEEAKKKKKKKKEKKDKKDKGKDDDE
- the LOC110488691 gene encoding protocadherin alpha-3 isoform X2; this translates as MEQRGCGAWLEGRQWVVLLVALIFFWSGASAQIKYSISEELKEGTVVGNIAKDLGIDLSTLTERGFRIVSGSTEPLFQVNRHDGILYVNRKIDREEVCERSSVCLINLKTVLENPLEIHYVAVEVVDVNDHSPSFPEKEKRLEISESALPGARFQLPAARDWDGGQFSVQQYKFSHSEHFRVEVRDRGKDGKMPFLILQKQLDREAVRSHKLLLTAIDGGNPPRSGTIEITVDVLDVNDNTPLFTKDVYSVMLNENSPLGTTVIQVNATDLDDGVNGHVIYLFGNDVNSNIQKIFDLDAKTGQITVRGQIDFEIQDSYEIDIQASDQGAAPLTTDKSVIIKIIDVNDNEPEIEVTSFSSAIPEDCKPGTTVAVISVNDMDSGLNGKVICSINDEDVPFKLMPSLQDNIYSVVTKSQLDREKQAHYDVIILAKDSGQPFLSSVTTISVVVSDVNDNSPEFSLSPYTFYVLENNDPGGSVFSVSASDRDINENALISYHIPRGIDDENKWAYFLNINSENGNILALKSFDFETLKTFNFQVVATDSGTPSQSSNVTINVFILDQNDNVPVILYPVSGNSSAEGVEEIPRNVNAGHLVTKVRAYDADIGYNGWLLFSLQEVTDHSLFALDRYTGQIRTLRSFTETDEAEHKLVILVKDNGNVSLSATATVIIKVVEPKEAFAASDVKSSVKDEEENSVTFYLIITLGSVSALFLISIIVLIVMQCSKPTDYSSKHLQDVNYDGTLCHSIQYRSGDKRYMLVGPRMSIGSTIVPGSNGNTLVLPEHMMRASGEMRSETLRQDPRSRPQSLSHTQPRKLTPKVPNSDWRYSASLRAGMQSSVHMEESSVMQGAQGVLVQNWPTVSSAAGDAEGGEVSPPMGAGVDSNSWHFRYGAGGPGGPPQHLKPGEVPPEAFIIPGSPAIISIRQQGGEDDKSDFISFGKKEEAKKKKKKKKEKKDKKDKGKDDDE